One Deinococcus planocerae DNA window includes the following coding sequences:
- the hisB gene encoding imidazoleglycerol-phosphate dehydratase HisB yields the protein MARTATVHRATSETDVTVVLDLDSASHEPPATGHGFLDHMLDALARHARVGLSVKARGDLHIEPHHLVEDVGITLGQALTQALGDRRGIERYGSAFVPMDETLAHVVLDLSGRAHLAFEPEKLDVWGDAGGLTHYHLREFLRGLCNHAGVTLHVRLLAGREAHHVIEAVVKAFARALRDAVRLTSDELASTKGVL from the coding sequence ATGGCCCGCACCGCCACCGTTCACCGCGCGACCAGCGAGACCGACGTGACCGTCGTGCTCGACCTCGACTCCGCTAGCCACGAGCCGCCCGCGACCGGGCACGGCTTCCTCGACCACATGCTCGACGCCCTCGCGCGACACGCCCGGGTGGGCCTGAGCGTGAAGGCGCGGGGGGACCTCCACATCGAGCCGCACCACCTCGTCGAGGACGTGGGGATCACGCTGGGGCAGGCGCTCACGCAGGCGCTCGGCGACCGCCGGGGCATCGAGCGCTACGGCAGCGCCTTCGTGCCGATGGACGAGACGCTCGCCCACGTCGTTCTCGACCTCTCGGGCCGCGCGCACCTCGCCTTCGAGCCGGAGAAACTGGACGTGTGGGGGGACGCGGGCGGCCTGACCCACTACCATCTGCGCGAGTTTCTGCGGGGATTGTGTAACCACGCCGGGGTGACCCTACACGTCCGCCTCCTCGCCGGGCGTGAGGCGCACCACGTCATCGAGGCGGTCGTGAAGGCGTTCGCGCGGGCGCTGCGGGACGCGGTGCGGCTGACCTCGGACGAGTTGGCGAGCACGAAGGGAGTCCTGTGA